A genomic region of Rhodococcus qingshengii JCM 15477 contains the following coding sequences:
- a CDS encoding alpha/beta fold hydrolase, translating to MSTIWTHLGGLQHSIEFVDVGDVRTRVLRSGEGGTTCVLLHGSGGHLEVFARNIAALSEFHRVVAIDLFGHGFTSNTGGKAQNWDSLANHVLNTLDRLGIDESIWIGEALGAQLVEWVALTAPERLAGGVLINAVIPDAQPELPPSDEVLRFQALSAAALADPTDFELMRERIEWLLAPTTPVPPEMVELRMRMWQRPGFLEAHTEMLAFLRQAREVRSFEESALSAIQTPLLVCWGAHNRLMPAAAGAALAEAVPSGDFLLFTNSGMWPQYEEWQVFNREVGRWLTTDRSTGRSSQER from the coding sequence ATGAGCACGATCTGGACGCATCTCGGCGGCCTGCAGCACTCCATCGAGTTCGTCGATGTCGGAGACGTACGGACGAGAGTCCTGCGATCAGGCGAGGGCGGCACCACGTGTGTGCTCCTGCACGGATCGGGGGGGCACCTGGAGGTATTCGCGCGAAACATCGCCGCGCTAAGTGAGTTCCACCGAGTAGTGGCCATCGATCTATTCGGTCACGGATTCACCTCGAACACGGGTGGTAAAGCCCAGAACTGGGATAGCCTCGCCAACCATGTCCTGAATACCCTCGACCGCCTGGGCATCGACGAGTCGATCTGGATCGGCGAGGCACTCGGCGCCCAGCTCGTGGAGTGGGTGGCGCTCACGGCCCCTGAGCGTCTTGCCGGGGGAGTCCTCATCAATGCTGTTATCCCGGATGCTCAGCCCGAGTTGCCGCCCTCCGACGAAGTCCTCCGTTTCCAAGCGTTGTCGGCTGCGGCACTCGCCGACCCTACTGATTTCGAGCTCATGCGCGAGCGAATCGAATGGTTGCTTGCGCCGACGACCCCCGTACCACCCGAAATGGTCGAGCTGCGAATGAGGATGTGGCAGCGGCCCGGCTTCCTCGAGGCGCATACCGAAATGCTGGCGTTCCTTCGTCAGGCTCGCGAAGTCCGTTCGTTCGAAGAGAGTGCCCTCTCTGCCATCCAGACACCACTCCTCGTCTGCTGGGGTGCTCACAACCGATTAATGCCCGCAGCGGCGGGCGCGGCGCTCGCCGAGGCTGTTCCGTCGGGCGATTTCCTCCTCTTCACGAACTCGGGAATGTGGCCCCAGTACGAGGAATGGCAAGTCTTTAACCGGGAAGTAGGTCGGTGGTTGACGACAGACCGGTCAACCGGCCGATCGAGTCAGGAACGATGA
- a CDS encoding NAD(P)/FAD-dependent oxidoreductase, with amino-acid sequence MSSYISDVVIVGASLAGGRTAEALRSRGFDGRIVLAGREPYPPYERPALSKEFLTKGVPPEDLQLRPQGQWRDLDIELITGEGVEAVSVSEGCLELTSGRRLTADRLVLCTGGRSRPLGIAGERLPGVYHLRDIADAEALRSVLHERARVVIVGGGFVGAETAASAATLGCDVTILEVGPTLMIRGLGVRWGTLVAEEHRRQGVTVRTDTSVRQFLGRDRVHGVELADGERIDADVVIVGVGMTPAVELALDASLAIDNGIVVDEGGRTSNPHVFAAGDVTNQPGWRGIGRRRLESFQNAQDQAESVAAALLGQPLPERDVPWFWSDQFEYNIQTAGHLATDGELVLRGAEDSSSFTAFHLREGVLSGVFAINGGRDVRGAMRLIASGQQLDAASLADPSVDLRHLVAAR; translated from the coding sequence TTGTCTTCGTACATTTCTGACGTCGTCATCGTTGGTGCAAGTCTTGCCGGCGGGCGAACTGCGGAAGCTCTGCGGAGTCGAGGATTCGACGGGCGGATCGTGCTAGCCGGACGAGAGCCATACCCACCCTACGAGCGGCCCGCGCTCTCCAAAGAGTTCCTAACCAAGGGCGTGCCACCCGAGGATTTGCAGCTTCGACCCCAAGGACAATGGAGGGACCTAGACATAGAGCTCATCACCGGCGAGGGGGTCGAGGCGGTCTCGGTCAGCGAGGGCTGCTTGGAGCTCACTTCCGGCCGCCGCTTGACGGCGGATCGTCTGGTGCTGTGCACGGGCGGCCGGAGTCGACCGCTCGGCATCGCCGGCGAACGGCTGCCTGGGGTCTATCACCTCCGGGACATCGCAGATGCAGAAGCTCTGAGGTCGGTGCTCCATGAGCGTGCGCGCGTCGTCATCGTGGGAGGCGGCTTCGTAGGGGCCGAAACAGCTGCTAGCGCAGCGACTTTAGGGTGTGATGTGACGATTCTCGAGGTCGGGCCTACTCTAATGATTCGGGGTCTGGGCGTGCGGTGGGGAACCCTTGTGGCGGAGGAGCACCGCCGGCAGGGTGTGACGGTGCGGACGGACACCTCGGTTCGCCAATTCCTTGGTCGCGACAGGGTTCACGGTGTTGAGCTGGCCGACGGAGAACGCATTGACGCGGATGTCGTCATCGTCGGCGTTGGTATGACGCCCGCGGTCGAGCTGGCCCTGGACGCTTCGCTGGCGATCGACAATGGGATCGTGGTGGACGAAGGTGGCCGCACCAGCAATCCCCACGTCTTCGCGGCGGGAGATGTGACTAATCAACCTGGCTGGCGCGGTATCGGACGTCGACGGCTGGAGTCGTTCCAGAACGCTCAGGATCAGGCCGAGTCGGTAGCTGCCGCGCTGCTCGGTCAGCCCTTGCCTGAGCGCGACGTGCCGTGGTTCTGGTCGGACCAGTTCGAGTACAACATTCAAACCGCCGGGCACCTCGCGACCGATGGCGAGCTCGTCCTACGGGGAGCTGAGGACAGTTCCTCGTTCACGGCGTTCCATCTCCGCGAGGGCGTACTGAGTGGTGTGTTCGCGATAAACGGCGGACGCGACGTACGAGGCGCGATGCGCCTCATCGCCTCTGGTCAGCAGCTTGATGCCGCGAGCCTGGCCGACCCTTCGGTCGACCTCCGGCACCTGGTTGCGGCCCGTTAA
- a CDS encoding IclR family transcriptional regulator: MSTAVNLNIPGCAQSQGAYAAETVIGKVRHIVETLSAHPSLRLSELAQEAGLAKATVHRLCGDLVDWGIVKRIGDGRYALGDRLGELGGLVRLPGSFGDLAQCHAADLFARFKTVVGVSVLEEAQVRCIARVSGTSYGHVGWMNTGGRMPIHCTASGKAIMAFSSRELFTQVTSQPLEALTPATIIAPRELALQMQGIRRNGYSLVRDEVCTGSTSIGVPIVDHLRRTVAAFEMELPLKGASIPEVERLLKIHAARFGADLSSRMLQGRQTMVPHRSIHATVAIG; the protein is encoded by the coding sequence GTGAGTACCGCTGTCAATCTGAACATACCGGGGTGCGCCCAAAGCCAGGGCGCGTATGCCGCCGAGACGGTCATCGGGAAGGTTCGGCATATCGTAGAAACATTGTCGGCTCACCCCTCGCTCCGACTGTCGGAACTCGCTCAAGAGGCCGGACTAGCGAAGGCGACGGTCCACCGACTGTGTGGCGACCTGGTCGACTGGGGGATCGTGAAGCGTATCGGGGACGGGAGATACGCGCTCGGGGACCGCCTGGGGGAACTGGGTGGCCTGGTTCGTTTACCTGGTTCGTTTGGTGATCTCGCTCAGTGCCATGCCGCTGATCTCTTCGCCAGGTTCAAGACGGTGGTAGGGGTGTCTGTGCTCGAAGAAGCACAAGTCCGTTGCATCGCGCGGGTCTCTGGGACGTCATACGGCCACGTCGGATGGATGAACACTGGTGGCCGCATGCCGATTCATTGCACAGCATCGGGCAAGGCCATCATGGCATTTAGTTCGAGAGAACTGTTTACGCAGGTGACATCGCAGCCGCTCGAAGCTCTGACGCCCGCCACCATCATCGCGCCCCGAGAATTGGCGCTACAGATGCAAGGCATCCGCAGGAACGGCTATTCGCTAGTGAGAGACGAGGTCTGCACCGGCTCGACGTCAATCGGGGTGCCGATCGTCGATCATCTGAGGAGGACCGTGGCGGCCTTCGAGATGGAGCTCCCGCTCAAGGGCGCGAGCATCCCCGAAGTTGAACGGTTGCTGAAGATACACGCGGCTCGATTCGGAGCAGACCTCTCAAGCCGCATGCTGCAGGGACGGCAAACGATGGTGCCGCACCGTTCCATACATGCGACCGTTGCAATCGGTTAA